The Aestuariibaculum lutulentum genome segment ATCTAGCATTTTTTAATGGCCTGTCTAAAACAAACTCATTAAACTTAATCGTTTCCCCTTCAACATTGGTATGTTTATAATTATCAAGCTTATCACGAGAATATAAGTGTACTAATTTGTCAACTTTGTTCGAATATGGCTTAGATGAAGAAATAAGCTTAATACTTCCTCCATAAACATCACCGCGACCTTCGCAACCTTCAACCTGTTTTTGTGCAGCATCCGGCGTGCCAAACAAATCAAACTGAATCCAGAAATCGTAGGTTTTTCGAAGTTCCTTATTGTTTAACAAGCGTCCTATGTTGTTTATTTCATACAAATAATCGACACTATTAGGCATCTTATTTTTATTCATAAAGGGAGTAACGAAACGTGCTATTTCCTGTGATATAACCACATTTTTTTCGACATAAGGCTTTCCCTTTTTTACAAAATTAAGCGCAACGTGACCTAAACGGTCATAATTATCACATCTGGCATGAAGGGTGACTTGAAGATTCAACCTGTCGCTAATGGCATTTAAATCGTCTTCAGTAAGTTGTTTTACATAGCTAGAATTCTTTAGTCTTATAACATATTCATCAACTGGTTCATCAACCGTTTTTCCGTAGCCATTATAGAAAATAATTTGGTCGAAAATTTGCCGCTCTGTTGACTGACTTTCTTGTTGAGATGTTTTACATCCGAATGCTTGCAGACATAACAGGATGATTAATAGTTTTTTCATTGATTGAGTTTTAATATTC includes the following:
- a CDS encoding peptide-N-glycosidase F-related protein, which translates into the protein MKKLLIILLCLQAFGCKTSQQESQSTERQIFDQIIFYNGYGKTVDEPVDEYVIRLKNSSYVKQLTEDDLNAISDRLNLQVTLHARCDNYDRLGHVALNFVKKGKPYVEKNVVISQEIARFVTPFMNKNKMPNSVDYLYEINNIGRLLNNKELRKTYDFWIQFDLFGTPDAAQKQVEGCEGRGDVYGGSIKLISSSKPYSNKVDKLVHLYSRDKLDNYKHTNVEGETIKFNEFVLDRPLKNARLYVITSNHGANKGGEEYIRREHVVYFDGEEIAKYTPGGESCEEYRVLNTQSNGIYGKKTKKPEDWARWNNWCPGNKIPIRIYDLGDLKTGKHQFKMDVPEAEFKDQKGYIPLTAYIQGEE